A single genomic interval of Prunus dulcis chromosome 5, ALMONDv2, whole genome shotgun sequence harbors:
- the LOC117628765 gene encoding chaperone protein ClpD, chloroplastic, giving the protein MQVSSSSSSVLIPSLQWRAPSQQTSFPYFPLQSVNTCISSCCCAQFHHHHDRSRSSSSQVFSIYPIRLMNPSTPFSSSFFSQFKARPFPSGSTARRRSKLRIVSEVFERFTERAIKAVIFSQREARALGRHMVFTQHLLLGLIAEEEQHRHLHPTSNGFLGSGITIDQARQAVQSIWHHHGQSQTASADLVPNASPGRAASATDVPFSISTKRVLEAALEYSRARAHNFIAPEHIAIGLFTADDGSAGQVLKRLGVDVNQLLAEATSRLQVELARDGREPSGGFQKTFSKKSSAKISSENTKEESVLDQFCVDLTARASEGLIDPVIGRDTEVQRIIQILCRRSKNNPILLGESGVGKTAIVEGLAISIAQADVPAFLLTKRLMSLDIALLMAGSKERGELEARVTTLLSDIQKSGNIILFIDEVHTLIESGTVGRGNKGSGLGIANLIKPSLGRGQLQCIAATTIDEYRMHLEKDKAFVRRLQPVWINEPSQDDAVRILLGLREKYEAHHNCRYEPEAIDAAVYLAARYIADRYLPDKAIDLIDEAGSRARMEAFKRKREQQIGILSKSPDDYWQEIRTVQAMHEVVLASELKNGTAPSVDDTKEPILDSFSSSTADNEPTVVRSDDIAAVASLWSGIPLQQLTADDRMLLVGLDEKLRERIVGQEEAVDAISRAVKRSRVGLKDPNRPIAALLFCGPTGVGKTELTKALAACYFGSEEAMLRFDMSEYMERHSVSKLIGSPPGYVGYGEGGTLTEAIRRRPFTVVVLDEIEKAHPDIFNILLQMFEDGHLTDAQGRRVSFKNALVVMTSNVGSTIIAKGRQSSIGFLLADDEVTSYAGIKATVMEELKTYFRPELLNRIDEVVVFHPLQKAQMLEIVNLMLQEVKQRLMSLGMGLEVSQSVKDLICEQGYDRFYGARPLRRAITSIIEDPLSEALLAGGYKPGETVIIDLDATGNPFVRNGSDQSVHISNTSIQHPSCS; this is encoded by the exons ATGCAAGTTTCATCGTCTTCATCCTCTGTGCTGATACCATCACTTCAATGGAGGGCTCCATCTCAACAGACATCATTTCCTTACTTTCCATTACAATCTGTTAACACTTGTATTAGCAGTTGCTGCTGTGCTCAATTTCATCACCACCATGATCGCagcagaagcagcagcagccaaGTCTTCTCTATCTACCCAATTCGCCTCATGAACCCATCAACCcctttctcctcttctttcttctctcaatTTAAAGCTCGTCCCTTTCCCAGCGGCTCAACCGCCAGGAGAAGAAGCAAGCTTCGAATCGTCTCTGAGGTCTTTGAACGATTCACAGAGCGAGCAATCAAagccgtcatcttttcccaaAGAGAAGCCAGAGCCCTTGGCAGACACATGGTCTTCACCCAACATCTTCTTCTGGGTTTGATCGCCGAGGAGGAACAGCACCGTCATCTTCATCCTACTTCCAATGGCTTTCTTGGGTCTGGCATCACCATTGACCAGGCTCGCCAAGCTGTTCAGAGCATTTGGCATCACCATGGTCAAAGTCAAACTGCTTCTGCTGACCTTGTTCCTAATGCTAGTCCTGGTCGAGCTGCTTCTGCTACTGATGTCCCCTTTTCAATTAGCACGAAGCGGGTGCTTGAGGCTGCGCTTGAGTATTCAAGAGCCAGAGCTCATAATTTCATTGCACCAGAGCACATTGCCATTGGCTTATTCACTGCTGATGATGGAAGTGCTGGTCAGGTCCTTAAAAG ACTGGGGGTAGATGTAAACCAGTTGTTAGCTGAGGCAACCTCCAGACTTCAAGTAGAGCTTGCCAGAGATGGTAGAGAACCATCTGGTGGATTTCAAAAAACTTTTTCCAAAAAATCGTCTGCTAAGATATCCTCAGAGAATACAAAAG AGGAAAGTGTTTTGGACCAATTCTGTGTGGATCTTACTGCCCGTGCTAGTGAGGGACTCATCGATCCTGTTATTGGCCGAGATACTGAAGTGCAGAGAATTATTCAGATACTTTGTCGCAGATCCAAAAATAACCCCATTCTTCTTGGTGAAAGTGGGGTCGGAAAGACGGCCATTGTTGAAGGACTGGCGATTAGTATTGCACAGGCAGATGTCCCTGCTTTTCTCCTG ACAAAACGTTTGATGTCCTTGGATATAGCTCTATTAATGGCTGGTTCAAAGGAGAGGGGAGAATTGGAGGCGCGTGTTACCACATTGTTAAGTGACATACAAAAATCAG GAAacattattctttttattgatgaaGTACATACCCTTATTGAGTCTGGAACAGTTGGACGAGGAAATAAGGGGTCTGGTCTTGGCATTGCTAATCTAATAAAACCGTCACTTGGGAGGGGTCAATTACAG TGTATTGCAGCCACCACTATAGATGAATACAGGATGCATCTTGAAAAGGATAAAGCATTTGTTCGAAGATTACAACCTGTGTGGATTAATGAACCAAGCCAG gaTGATGCGGTTAGGATTCTATTAGGTCTGCGTGAGAAATACGAGGCCCATCACAATTGCAGATACGAACCAGAAGCCATTGATGCCGCTGTGTATCTGGCAGCAAGATATATAGCTGATAGATATCTACCTGATAAAGCTATTGATCTCATTGATGAGGCGGGAAGTAGAGCTCGAATGGAAGCTTTTAAGAGGAAAAGAGAACAGCAAATTGGTATACTTTCAAAGTCACCGGATGATTATTGGCAAGAAATTCGAACTGTTCAGGCTATGCATGAAGTG GTCCTAGCGAGTGAACTGAAAAATGGCACTGCCCCTAGTGTGGATGATACCAAAGAACCTATTCTAGACTCCTTTTCATCTTCCACAGCAGACAATGA ACCTACAGTGGTGAGATCAGATGATATAGCAGCAGTTGCCTCACTGTGGTCAGGAATCCCTCTTCAGCAGCTCACTGCTGATGACAGAATGCTTCTGGTGGGTCTTGATGAGAAGCTTAGGGAGCGGATTGTTGGTCAAGAAGAGGCTGTTGATGCCATTTCTCGAGCTGTTAAGAGATCCCGCGTTGGACTGAAGGATCCTAACAGACCCATCGCAGCACTGCTCTTTTGTGGTCCTACTGGGGTTGGCAAAACTGAATTAACAAAAGCTTTGGCTGCATGCTATTTTGGATCG GAAGAAGCCATGCTACGGTTTGACATGAGTGAATATATGGAGCGGCATTCTGTCAGCAAATTAATAGGGTCACCCCCAGGTTATGTTGGCTATGGAGAGGGAGGCACTCTGACTGAAGCTATTAGAAGGCGGCCTTTTACAGTGGTTGTGCTTGATGAAATAGAGAAAGCCCATCCAGATATCTTCAACATCCTTCTCCAAATGTTTGAAGATGGCCACCTCACTGATGCTCAG GGTCGGAGAGTATCATTTAAAAATGCATTGGTAGTGATGACGTCCAATGTGGGATCTACTATCATTGCAAAGGGTAGACAGAGTTCCATTGGCTTCTTGCTTGCAGATGATGAGGTAACTTCTTATGCTGGAATAAAAGCAACAGTAATGGAAGAACTCAAGACATATTTTCGTCCAGAGTTGCTGAACAGGATAGATGAAGTAGTTGTATTCCATCCCCTTCAAAAGGCTCAG ATGCTCGAGATTGTAAATTTGATGCTACAAGAGGTGAAGCAAAGGCTAATGTCTCTGGGAATGGGATTGGAGGTCTCTCAATCAGTGAAGGACCTCATATGTGAGCAAGGCTATGACCGGTTTTATGGTGCCCGTCCTCTTAGGAGGGCAATTACATCAATAATTGAAGATCCATTGAGCGAAGCGCTTCTTGCCGGAGGTTACAAGCCTGGTGAGACTGTCATTATCGATTTAGATGCTACCGGAAACCCTTTTGTAAGAAATGGATCAGATCAGAGTGTCCACATATCTAATACCAGTATACAACATCCATCTTGTAGTTAA
- the LOC117627809 gene encoding respiratory burst oxidase homolog protein C, protein MGTNEVGGVHYHSDTEILGSERMVNYSGPLSGPLNKRSGNKKTAKFNIAEPAGSAVKPGISTSDEEPYVEVILDVREDSVAVHSVKPAADDHEDHVEMNLLGKGLEKNRSPKGSSVVRTASARIKQVSQELKRLASFSKQAVAAPHPRRRFDRTQSAAAPALKGLKFITKTDGNAGWPAVEEKFNQLTASSNGLLPRSLFGECIGMNKESKEFAGKLFDALARKLDIKEDSITKEQLNEFWAQISEQGFDSRLQTFFDMVDKDADGRITIEEVKEIISFSASANKLSNIQNQADEYAALIMEELDPDNLGHIMIDSLETLLLQGPEETAVRGKDSRNLSKMLSQKLKPTREHPLRIWCSNIKYFLQDNWKRVWVVTLWVGIMAGLFAYKYVQYRNKAAYEVMGHCVCMAKGAAETLKFNMALILLPVCRNTITLLRNKTKLGIVVPFDDNLNFHKVIAIGIGIGVGIHGISHLACDFPRIIHASSDKYELMKPFFGDDQPSNYWHFLKSLEGVSGIVMVVLMAIAFTLAAPCFRKGQLKLPEPLKKLTEPLKKLTGFNAFWYSHHLFIIVYVLLIIHGVYLYLTKEWYKKTTWMYLAVPLTLYAGERLVRALRSSIKPVKILKVALYPGNVLALHLSKPQGFKYHSGQYMFVKCAAVSPFEWHPFSITSAPGDNHLSVHIRIVGDWTRQLKTVFSQVCQPPPSGKSGLLRADHMQGDDNLIFPKVLIDGPYGAPAQDYKNYEVVLLVGLGIGATPMISILKDIVNNIKAIEEEGEDMSALENGAPSRISKVGSGSSQLGLHNFKTKRAYFYWVTREQGSFDWFKGAMNEVAELDHNRVIEFHNYCTSVYEEGDARSALIHMLQSLSHAKNGVDIVSGTRVKSHFAKPNWREVYKRIALDHANATVGVFYCGLPALANELRQLSHDFSHKTTTQFDFHKENF, encoded by the exons ATgggaacaaatgaggttggaGGAGTTCATTATCACTCGGATACAGAGATCCTTGGCAGCGAAAGAATGGTGAATTACAGCGGTCCTCTAAGTGGACCTCTGAACAAAAGATCAGGCAACAAGAAGACTGCCAAGTTCAACATAGCTGAGCCTGCAGGCTCTGCTGTGAAGCCTGGCATTAGCACAAGCGATGAAGAGCCTTATGTAGAGGTCATTTTGGATGTTCGAGAAGACTCCGTGGCGGTGCACAGCGTTAAGCCTGCTGCTGATGATCATGAAGATCATGTGGAGATGAATTTACTGGGAAAAGGGTTGGAGAAGAATCGATCTCCTAAAGGTTCATCAGTTGTGAGGACGGCTTCAGCTCGTATCAAACAGGTTTCTCAGGAGCTGAAGCGCCTGGCCTCATTTTCAAAACAAGCAGTGGCAGCCCCTCATCCAAGGAGGCGGTTTGATCGAACACAGTCAGCAGCAGCTCCTGCCTTGAAGGGCCTCAAGTTCATCACCAAGACAGATGGTAATGCTGGGTGGCCTGCAGTTGAGGAGAAGTTCAATCAGCTCACTGCTTCAAGCAATGGCTTGCTTCCTCGTTCGCTTTTCGGTGAATGTATAG GAATGAATAAGGAATCGAAAGAGTTTGCCGGGAAGCTGTTCGATGCTCTTGCTAGAAAGCTGGATATTAAGGAAGATTCCATCACCAAGGAACAGTTGAACGAGTTTTGGGCTCAAATCTCTGAGCAGGGATTTGACTCCAGGCTTCAAACTTTCTTTGACAT GGTTGATAAAGATGCAGATGGAAGAATCACCATAGAGGAGGTCAAAGAG ATTATTAGCTTCAGTGCTTCTGCCAACAAACTCTCAAACATCCAAAACCAAGCAGATGAATATGCAGCATTGATCATGGAAGAGTTAGATCCAGACAATCTTGGACACATCATG ATAGACAGCCTGGAAACTCTCTTGTTGCAAGGACCAGAAGAGACTGCAGTAAGAGGAAAAGATAGCCGAAACCTAAGCAAAATGCTGAGCCAGAAGCTTAAGCCTACAAGAGAGCACCCATTAAGGATATGGTGTAGCAACATCAAGTACTTCTTGCAAGACAATTGGAAGAGAGTTTGGGTAGTGACACTGTGGGTTGGGATCATGGCTGGCCTATTTGCCTACAAGTACGTGCAGTATCGAAACAAAGCTGCATATGAAGTAATGGGGCATTGTGTGTGCATGGCCAAAGGTGCAGCAGAGACACTCAAATTCAACATGGCTCTTATTCTGCTACCAGTCTGCAGAAACACCATAACTTTGCTCAGGAACAAGACCAAACTAGGTATCGTCGTTCCTTTTGACGACAACCTCAATTTCCACAAGGTCATAGCTATAGGAATTGGGATTGGAGTTGGCATACATGGAATTTCTCATTTAGCATGTGACTTCCCTCGCATCATTCATGCCAGCAGCGATAAGTATGAACTGATGAAGCCTTTTTTCGGGGACGATCAACCTTCAAATTATTGGCACTTTCTTAAGTCCCTGGAAGGAGTTAGTGGGATTGTTATGGTAGTGTTAATGGCAATAGCCTTCACATTGGCTGCCCCTTGTTTCAGAAAAGGTCAGCTCAAGCTGCCTGAGCCTCTAAAGAAGCTCACTGAACCTCTAAAGAAGCTCACTGGGTTCAATGCATTTTGGTATTCACACCACCTCTTCATCATAGTCTATGTCTTGTTGATCATCCACGGCGTTTATCTTTACCTGACCAAGGAATGGTACAAGAAGACG ACCTGGATGTACCTAGCTGTGCCACTCACTCTCTATGCCGGAGAAAGATTGGTTCGAGCACTCAGATCCAGCATCAAGCCGGTTAAGATACTAAAG GTGGCTCTTTATCCTGGAAATGTCTTGGCCCTTCATTTGTCCAAGCCTCAAGGCTTCAAATACCACAGTGGGCAATATATGTTCGTTAAGTGTGCTGCTGTGTCTCCATTTGAATG GCACCCATTTTCCATCACCTCAGCCCCTGGAGATAACCACCTTAGTGTTCATATTCGAATCGTCGGAGATTGGACCCGGCAACTTAAAACTGTGTTCTCTCAG GTATGCCAACCTCCTCCTAGTGGGAAAAGCGGACTTCTCAGAGCTGACCATATGCAAGGAGATGACAACTTAAT ATTTCCAAAAGTGTTGATAGATGGGCCCTATGGGGCACCAGCCCAAGACTACAAGAACTATGAAGTGGTGTTGTTGGTAGGGCTAGGGATTGGGGCAACCCCAATGATCAGCATTTTGAAGGACATAGTGAACAACATAAAGGCCATAGAGGAGGAGGGGGAGGACATGAGTGCCTTAGAAAACGGGGCACCAAGCAGGATATCAAAAGTCGGATCCGGGTCAAGCCAACTGGGGCTCCATAACTTTAAGACCAAGAGGGCCTATTTTTATTGGGTGACAAGAGAGCAAGGCTCTTTTGATTGGTTCAAAGGGGCAATGAATGAGGTGGCTGAATTGGACCACAACAGGGTTATTGAGTTTCACAATTATTGCACCAGTGTTTATGAGGAGGGTGATGCACGTTCTGCCCTCATTCACATGCTTCAGTCTCTCAGTCATGCAAAGAATGGCGTTGATATTGTGTCTGGGACACGTGTCAAGTCGCACTTTGCCAAGCCTAACTGGCGTGAGGTCTACAAGCGCATTGCACTTGATCACGCCAATGCCACAGTTG GGGTGTTCTACTGTGGGCTACCAGCGCTTGCCAATGAGCTGCGCCAGCTATCTCATGATTTCTCTCACAAGACCACCACCCAATTTGATTTCCATAAAGAGAATTTCTGA
- the LOC117627810 gene encoding uncharacterized protein LOC117627810, translated as MVELCFVLDLRSLPPPFLRDLKLSLLQLANLYAISSTPSWRRTESLRDRIGLCYVFQNPISLSDELKIVYTPSPSGSFNLRDFHHAVNNLPAHGFQPQIDDSDVKLSTVLNDQVLYQWEGRDIMRKVIVLTSCLPRDVDSIMQNTLMAAADKCVSVDFLLFEQKSSHLSDTKEKVNNFQTCISDLDNCSFQAYLPDVKVLHGLVNRWLQDLKDDMEEPLQARFNFKNNLVGSVSQIFCNLYISVNPNIDGFYPCQACRCHGISLEDAVRNRAEGPSCPVTGCNLETCNVIENSVKVGEKTILLLPSFPSSMKLERASLPLDFNVIERTNLGSLSEGVIMGASYVVIPSTCNEIETTPDEIDQSELNIQLFQGLCSALHSLDQCLVCSSNCNIETMRQATFHSYYILQPSDNGPMLLRRVAGSEDVLHVPDLNQLTISSVRKEIENSIKDSLSKVDVRDYNPMLHERGFHQKLNLLVKESLQFGSISLILKEETCEPNATQPKFPEVIVQPNSTKDVALIREETSELDLTTQEDKTSACITEEWEKLIVNEVSEIHSPVCTSKPKLDQSLLLSPPDGNRQLDAKTSRILERLEVPRQFKRESVSPILANTCVKNFSVEVKKPLVESQPNCAPHQSMATSQLMKPNFQRLKRKHK; from the exons ATGGTAGAGTTGTGCTTTGTGCTGGACCTAAGGAGCTTGCCACCTCCATTTCTCAGAGACCTAAAGCTG TCGCTGTTGCAGCTCGCGAATCTCTACGCCATTTCGTCGACCCCGTCTTGGCGCAGAACGGAATCGCTCAGAGATCGCATAGGCCTTTGCTACGTCTTTCAAAATCCGATTTCCTTGTCTGATGAG CTGAAGATCGTATACACGCCGAGTCCAAGCGGAAGCTTCAATCTACGTGACTTCCACCATGCCGTTAACAATTTGCCTGCTCATGGCTTTCAGCCTCAGATCGACGATTCTG ATGTGAAACTTTCCACGGTCCTGAACGATCAAGTTTTGTACCAGTGGGAGGGTAGAGATATCATGAGAAAAGTGATTGTGCTAACCTCCTGCTTACCTCGAGATGTGGACTCGATCATGCAAAACACTCTCATG GCTGCGGCGGATAAGTGTGTTTCGGTGGATTTTCTACTATTTGAGCAAAAATCATCACACCTCAGTGATACCAAAGAGAAGGTCAACAATTTTCAAACATGTATATCTGATCTTGATAATTGCTCCTTTCAAGCATATCTCCCAG ATGTCAAAGTACTGCATGGCCTGGTAAACCGATGGTTGCAGGATTTAAAGGATGACATGGAAGAACCATTACAAGCTCGTTTTAACTTCAAGAACAATCTTGTGGGCTCCGTGAGCCAGATATTCTGCAACTTGTACATATCAGTCAATCCGAATATTGATGGTTTCTATCCCTGTCAG GCATGCAGATGTCATGGCATTTCGCTGGAAGATGCTGTTAGAAATAGAGCCGAGGGACCTTCTTGTCCAGTCACAGGCTGTAATCTTGAGACATGTAATGTGATTGAAAATTCTGTGAAAGTTGGAGAAAAAACAATCCTTTTACTGCCCTCATTTCCAAGCTCTATGAAGCTCGAGCGTGCTTCTTTGCCACTTGACTTCAATGTCATTGAGAGGACTAACTTGGGGTCTCTAAGTGAAG GTGTTATAATGGGTGCTTCCTATGTTGTGATTCCATCAACTTGCAATGAGATAGAAACTACTCCAGATGAGATTGATCAATCAGAATTGAATATTCAAC TTTTCCAAGGGCTTTGCAGTGCTCTACATTCACTGGACCAGTGTTTGGTATGTTCTTCAAATTGTAATATAGAAACTATGAGGCAGGCCACTTTTCACAGTTATTATATTCTTCAACCTTCAGACAACGGGCCAATGCTTCTCAGG CGCGTTGCAGGATCAGAGGACGTTTTGCATGTTCCTGATCTCAATCAATTAACTATTTCTTCAGTAAGGAAGGAGATTGAGAACTCCATTAAAGACTCTTTGTCAAAG GTTGATGTAAGAGACTATAATCCGATGCTGCATGAGAGGGGCTTCCATCAGAAATTAAACTTGCTTGTAAAAGAGAGCTTACAGTTTGG GTCAATATCCCTTATATTGAAAGAGGAAACCTGTGAGCCAAACGCAACCCAGCCAAAATTTCCAGAGGTGATTGTACAGccaaattcaacaaaagaTGTTGCCTTAATCAGAGAGGAAACCTCAGAACTAGACCTGACAACCCAAGAAGACAAAACATCTGCTTGCATTACAGAAGAGTGGGAGAAGCTTATTGTCAATGAAGTCTCTGAGATACATTCTCCAGTTTGCACTTCCAAACCCAAGCTAGACCAATCACTTCTTCTATCACCGCCAGATGGTAACCGGCAGCTCGACGCCAAAACCTCAAGGATTTTAGAGAGGCTTGAGGTGCCAAGACAGTTCAAAAGAGAATCAGTTTCTCCAATACTCGCAAACACCTGCGTGAAGAATTTTAGTGTTGAGGTAAAGAAGCCTTTGGTCGAGTCCCAGCCTAATTGTGCTCCACACCAATCCATGGCCACCAGCCAACTAATGAAGCCGAATTTCCAGAGGCTAAAAAGGAAACATAAATAA
- the LOC117628578 gene encoding germin-like protein subfamily 3 member 4, with translation MSSFFSCCIVFLSVICFCTKICFADSDNLQDTCPTSPSAKQTIFINGFPCKNPNDNIAPDFKTSKLTKAGNTDNFFGSSVNIVTAADLAGLNTLGLSIARTDLRVDGLVALHSHPRASELFFVSKGTVLAGFIDTQNRAFQKMLKEGDVFVFPRGLLHFSLNAGYDFATAFSVFNSQNPGVVGISGAMFKNDLDMIYKITKGFLSDHFKNVTFSGSSSLNRQQFRNLNPII, from the coding sequence ATGAGTTCATTTTTTTCCTGCTGCATTGTCTTTCTCTCTGTCATCTGTTTTTGCACTAAAATCTGCTTTGCAGATTCTgataatctccaggacacttGCCCTACATCCCCATCAGCAAAACAAACCAtcttcatcaatggcttccCATGCAAGAACCCAAATGACAACATTGCCCCTGATTTCAAAACTTCCAAGCTGACCAAAGCTGGCAATACAGACAATTTCTTTGGCTCCTCAGTGAATATAGTGACTGCTGCAGATTTGGCAGGCCTCAACACCCTTGGCCTCTCAATTGCAAGAACAGACCTCAGAGTGGATGGCTTGGTGGCCCTTCATTCTCACCCCAGAGCTTCTGAGCTGTTCTTTGTAAGCAAAGGCACAGTGCTTGCTGGGTTTATTGACACCCAAAACCGGGCCTTCCAGAAGATGCTTAAGGAAGGAGATGTGTTTGTGTTCCCAAGGGGACTGCTTCACTTCTCTCTGAATGCTGGGTATGATTTTGCCACTGCTTTCTCAGTGTTTAACAGCCAAAATCCAGGAGTTGTGGGCATCTCTGGTGCCATGTTTAAGAATGATCTGGATATGATATACAAGATAACAAAGGGGTTTCTCTCTGATCACTTCAAAAATGTCACTTTTTCTGGTTCTTCAAGTCTTAACAGACAGCAATTCAGAAACTTAAATCCTATCATATGA